The following proteins are encoded in a genomic region of Kosakonia oryzae:
- the urtC gene encoding urea ABC transporter permease subunit UrtC, translated as MSQPITLTIARRAPRLTCMLASLLLAALLILPFFALLPAENPLAISTYTLTLIGKILCYAIVAVALDLVWGYAGLLSLGHGLFFALGGYAMGMYLMRQAAGDGLPAFMSFLSWTELPWFWAGTQYFAWALCLVILVPGLLALVFGYFAFRSRIKDVYFSIMTQALTYAGMLLFFRNETGFGGNNGFTGFTTLLGFPVSATGTRIALFVATVLLLAGSLAIGVMLTRSKFGRVLTAVRDAENRLMFCGYDPKGYKLFVWTLSAVLCGLAGALYVPQVGIINPSEMSPTNSIEAAIWVALGGRGSLIGPILGAGIVNGAKSWFTVAFPDVWLFFLGLMFILVTLFLPRGVIGLLKRRKHD; from the coding sequence ATGAGCCAACCTATTACGTTAACTATCGCCCGACGCGCGCCGCGCCTGACCTGCATGCTCGCTTCACTGCTGCTGGCCGCGCTGCTGATCCTGCCCTTTTTCGCGCTGCTCCCGGCGGAAAATCCGCTGGCGATCTCCACCTACACGCTGACGCTGATAGGCAAAATCCTCTGCTACGCCATTGTCGCGGTGGCGCTGGATTTGGTGTGGGGCTATGCGGGGCTGCTGTCGCTGGGACACGGCTTGTTTTTCGCCCTCGGCGGTTATGCGATGGGAATGTATCTGATGCGCCAGGCCGCCGGTGACGGGCTGCCGGCGTTTATGTCGTTTCTCTCGTGGACGGAATTACCGTGGTTCTGGGCCGGAACGCAGTATTTCGCCTGGGCGCTGTGCCTGGTGATCCTGGTGCCGGGCCTGCTGGCGCTGGTGTTCGGCTATTTCGCCTTTCGCTCGCGCATTAAAGATGTCTACTTCTCGATCATGACCCAGGCGCTGACCTACGCCGGGATGTTGCTGTTTTTTCGCAACGAAACCGGCTTTGGCGGCAACAACGGCTTTACCGGTTTTACCACGCTGCTCGGCTTTCCGGTATCGGCAACTGGTACGCGCATCGCGCTGTTTGTGGCAACGGTGCTGCTGCTGGCGGGGTCGCTGGCGATTGGCGTGATGCTGACGCGCAGCAAGTTTGGCCGGGTGCTCACTGCCGTGCGCGACGCGGAAAACCGGCTGATGTTCTGCGGCTACGATCCGAAAGGCTACAAGCTTTTCGTCTGGACGCTCTCCGCCGTGCTGTGCGGGCTGGCGGGCGCGCTGTATGTGCCGCAGGTGGGGATTATCAACCCCAGCGAAATGTCGCCGACCAACTCGATTGAAGCGGCGATTTGGGTGGCGCTCGGCGGGCGCGGCTCGCTGATTGGGCCGATCCTCGGCGCCGGGATCGTGAACGGCGCGAAGAGCTGGTTTACCGTCGCTTTCCCGGACGTGTGGCTCTTCTTCCTTGGGCTGATGTTTATTCTTGTGACGCTGTTCCTGCCGCGCGGCGTGATTGGCCTGCTCAAACGGAGGAAGCATGACTGA
- a CDS encoding RluA family pseudouridine synthase — protein sequence MSTIDTFIAPPCHDNIETLYQDEHLVLINKPSGLLSLSGKNPQNLDSVHYRLVQIFPGCTLVHRLDFGTSGLMVVARNKAINAALCQQFSQRSVTKVYSALLCGHVHDDEGVIDAAIGKDPACFPLMSLCAASGKPARSRFRVIERFYQTQEEGRLLPLSRVELIPETGRTHQLRIHCQHLGHPILGCDLYGGRLMPGTERAPRLMLHASALHFVHPGSNTWINARHDSPF from the coding sequence ATGTCTACGATCGATACTTTTATTGCCCCGCCGTGTCACGACAATATTGAAACGCTCTATCAGGACGAGCACCTGGTGCTGATCAATAAACCCAGCGGATTACTCAGCCTGTCGGGGAAAAACCCGCAAAATCTCGATTCGGTGCATTATCGGCTGGTGCAGATATTCCCCGGATGCACCCTGGTGCACCGCCTCGATTTTGGCACTTCCGGGTTAATGGTGGTTGCCCGCAATAAAGCCATTAATGCCGCGCTCTGCCAGCAGTTCAGCCAGCGCAGCGTCACCAAGGTTTACAGCGCATTGCTTTGCGGACACGTGCACGACGACGAAGGGGTGATCGATGCGGCGATCGGCAAAGACCCGGCATGCTTCCCGCTGATGTCGCTTTGTGCGGCCAGCGGCAAGCCAGCGCGTTCCCGTTTTCGCGTTATTGAGCGTTTTTACCAGACGCAGGAAGAGGGCAGATTACTGCCGCTGTCGCGCGTGGAGCTTATTCCTGAAACCGGGCGCACGCACCAGCTACGCATTCACTGCCAGCACCTCGGGCATCCGATTCTGGGGTGCGATCTGTATGGCGGTCGGCTGATGCCGGGGACTGAACGGGCACCGCGGTTGATGCTGCACGCCAGCGCGTTGCATTTTGTTCATCCTGGCAGCAACACGTGGATCAACGCCCGTCATGACAGCCCATTCTGA
- a CDS encoding GntR family transcriptional regulator encodes MMSEKGNKKRTVGLAERIYHELKNDIFDFRLMPGAHFSENEISERMSASRTPVRQALFWLEHEGYVQVYSRSGWQVKPFDFNYFEALYDFRIVLEREAVRRLCGMPPGICSEHLAPLVSFWIDAPRMEPSKALSLQDEQFHTTLVRASGNSEMVRVHVELTEKMRIIRHLDFTRNDRVDATYNEHARVLQAILKQQTEEAQRILTEHISQSKAEVRKITLHMLQQASLQPVSP; translated from the coding sequence ATGATGAGCGAGAAGGGCAATAAAAAACGCACCGTCGGCCTGGCGGAGCGCATTTATCACGAACTGAAAAACGACATCTTTGATTTTCGCTTAATGCCGGGCGCGCATTTCAGCGAAAACGAGATCTCCGAGCGGATGTCGGCCAGCCGTACCCCGGTGCGGCAGGCGCTGTTCTGGCTTGAGCATGAAGGGTATGTGCAGGTTTACTCGCGCAGCGGCTGGCAGGTAAAACCTTTTGATTTCAATTATTTCGAAGCGCTGTACGACTTTCGTATCGTACTGGAAAGGGAAGCGGTACGTCGCTTATGCGGCATGCCGCCGGGCATCTGTTCAGAACATCTGGCGCCGCTGGTCAGCTTCTGGATTGACGCGCCGCGCATGGAGCCGAGCAAAGCGTTATCGCTGCAGGATGAGCAATTTCACACCACGCTGGTACGCGCCAGCGGCAACAGTGAAATGGTACGGGTACATGTGGAGTTGACCGAGAAGATGCGCATCATCCGCCATCTTGATTTCACCCGCAATGACCGTGTGGATGCGACCTACAACGAACATGCCCGTGTTTTACAGGCGATCCTGAAACAGCAAACCGAGGAGGCGCAGCGCATTCTGACCGAGCACATTTCTCAGAGCAAAGCCGAGGTCAGGAAAATCACCTTACACATGCTCCAGCAGGCAAGTTTACAACCCGTTTCACCGTAG
- a CDS encoding EAL domain-containing protein, with protein sequence MTGVFILNMQLWYSTRAERLEGAIYAVNNINNILDEASHATHLAIDIAGKGCDPEGQFQLGTEAALQPHLRTILIVKGREVWCSSLPGNRGLLARIPKMSAASLFLAPAEDAANEQPFLVYQTRFAASRVLVTISDQHIREALNAPLEGVIYRLRVGNNVIGLSGDIAALNASTPPSGQVNSKAYPFSIIYNQPPLFSVFRLVSLGPGILIFILFISCAAAYALVKYLNKNATPAETLRRAITNGEIVPFYQPVVNGREGTLRGVEVLARWKHPQSGYIPPVSFIPLAEKSDLIIPLTQSLMRQVVANMNAIAHMLQEGFHIGINFSASHITSPDFVAECLKFKESFNHPALNLVIEVTEREPLNVDEDLVHRLNVLHENGFVIALDDFGTGYSGLSYLHDLHIDYIKIDQSFVARVNAEQDSTRILDCVLDLARKLSLSIVAEGVETKEQLDYLNQNNITFLQGYYFYKPVNFQELIKILLSKPKVKVAVDDATREKEDVHDIVN encoded by the coding sequence ATTACCGGCGTTTTTATTCTTAATATGCAGCTCTGGTACTCCACCCGGGCGGAGCGCCTTGAAGGTGCCATATACGCGGTGAATAATATCAATAACATTCTTGATGAAGCGTCCCATGCTACCCATCTTGCCATTGACATCGCGGGGAAAGGATGCGATCCGGAGGGACAATTTCAGCTCGGCACTGAAGCCGCCCTGCAGCCCCATCTGCGCACGATCCTGATTGTTAAAGGCCGGGAAGTCTGGTGCTCATCGCTACCGGGAAATCGCGGGCTGCTGGCGCGTATTCCCAAAATGTCTGCGGCCAGTCTGTTTCTCGCACCGGCAGAGGACGCGGCAAACGAACAGCCCTTTCTGGTCTATCAGACGCGATTTGCCGCAAGCCGCGTGCTGGTCACCATCAGCGATCAGCATATTCGCGAGGCGCTGAATGCGCCGTTAGAGGGGGTTATCTACCGATTGCGCGTCGGGAACAATGTGATCGGCCTGTCGGGGGATATCGCCGCGCTTAACGCCAGCACGCCCCCTTCGGGTCAAGTCAATTCGAAAGCCTATCCCTTCAGTATTATTTACAATCAACCGCCGCTGTTTAGCGTGTTCCGGCTCGTCTCTTTGGGGCCGGGCATCCTGATTTTCATCCTGTTCATCTCCTGCGCGGCGGCCTACGCGCTGGTTAAATACCTGAATAAAAATGCCACACCGGCAGAGACGCTGCGCCGGGCCATTACCAACGGTGAGATCGTGCCTTTTTACCAGCCGGTGGTGAATGGCAGAGAGGGAACCCTGCGCGGCGTCGAAGTACTGGCGCGCTGGAAACACCCGCAATCCGGCTATATCCCGCCCGTATCCTTTATCCCTTTAGCTGAAAAATCAGATCTGATCATACCGCTAACGCAAAGCCTGATGCGGCAGGTCGTGGCCAATATGAACGCCATTGCTCACATGTTGCAGGAAGGTTTTCACATCGGTATTAACTTCAGCGCGTCCCATATCACTTCGCCCGATTTTGTCGCGGAGTGTCTGAAATTCAAAGAGAGTTTCAATCACCCTGCGCTCAATCTGGTAATTGAAGTGACCGAACGCGAACCCTTAAACGTGGATGAAGATCTGGTGCATCGGCTGAATGTCCTGCATGAAAATGGATTTGTTATCGCACTGGATGATTTCGGTACTGGCTACTCAGGGCTCTCTTACCTGCACGATCTGCATATTGATTACATTAAAATCGACCAGAGTTTCGTTGCCAGAGTGAATGCCGAGCAGGACTCGACGCGGATTTTAGACTGCGTGCTGGATCTGGCGCGCAAACTCTCGTTAAGCATTGTCGCCGAAGGCGTCGAAACGAAAGAACAGCTCGATTACCTGAATCAAAACAACATCACTTTCCTGCAAGGTTACTACTTCTATAAGCCGGTCAACTTTCAGGAGCTGATCAAAATTCTGCTGTCAAAACCCAAAGTGAAGGTCGCTGTGGATGATGCAACGCGGGAAAAAGAGGATGTTCACGACATAGTGAATTGA
- the urtD gene encoding urea ABC transporter ATP-binding protein UrtD — protein MTDSLFTQPQLQDRYRETTDPVLQLEKINVTFDSFRALTDLSLSIGVGELRCVIGPNGAGKTTLMDIITGKTRPDSGTITYDQNIDLTGMSPVEISRAGIGRKFQKPTVFEALSVTENLEIALKMDKSVWTSLRARLSGEQRDRIDEVLLLLRLTEHRQRPSGLLSHGQKQFLEIGMLLVQEPHLLLLDEPAAGLTDAETEYIAELFRTLAGKHSLMVVEHDMGFVETIADYVTVLHQGQVLAEGSLREVQANEQVIDVYLGR, from the coding sequence ATGACTGATTCCCTTTTTACCCAGCCGCAGTTGCAGGACCGTTACCGCGAAACTACCGATCCGGTGCTGCAACTGGAAAAAATCAACGTTACGTTTGATTCGTTTCGCGCGCTGACGGATTTGTCGCTGTCGATTGGCGTGGGGGAACTACGCTGCGTGATCGGGCCAAATGGCGCAGGCAAAACCACGCTGATGGATATCATTACCGGTAAAACACGGCCGGACAGCGGCACGATCACCTACGATCAGAACATCGATCTTACCGGGATGTCGCCGGTGGAGATTAGCCGTGCGGGCATTGGGCGTAAGTTCCAGAAACCCACGGTGTTTGAAGCGCTGAGCGTGACGGAAAACCTCGAAATTGCGCTGAAAATGGATAAGTCGGTGTGGACCAGCCTGCGTGCCAGGCTCAGCGGCGAGCAGCGGGATCGCATTGATGAAGTGCTGCTGTTGCTGCGGCTGACGGAGCATCGGCAGCGCCCGTCCGGGCTGCTTTCTCACGGGCAAAAACAGTTTCTGGAAATTGGCATGCTGCTGGTTCAGGAACCGCATCTGCTGTTGCTGGATGAGCCTGCCGCCGGGCTGACGGATGCCGAAACGGAGTATATCGCCGAGCTGTTTCGCACGCTGGCGGGCAAACACTCGCTGATGGTGGTGGAGCATGATATGGGCTTTGTCGAAACCATTGCCGACTACGTGACCGTGCTGCATCAGGGGCAGGTGCTGGCGGAAGGTTCGCTGCGCGAGGTGCAGGCCAACGAGCAAGTTATCGACGTTTATCTGGGGCGCTAA
- a CDS encoding cold-shock protein: protein MNGTITTWFKDKGFGFIKDENGENRYFHVIKVANPELIKKDAAVTFEPTTNNKGLSAYAVKVIPDSKYIYIAGERFKLASIKSYLVYSEEVPADTRIDKENVVLSVGLLMENIRPKSTTKPGEMRSVKKLAITTFQGTTSIFSEDEIDIDATVKMLKV from the coding sequence ATGAACGGAACAATCACAACGTGGTTTAAAGATAAAGGTTTTGGCTTTATCAAAGATGAAAACGGCGAAAACCGTTATTTTCATGTGATTAAGGTTGCTAACCCTGAGCTAATTAAGAAAGATGCGGCGGTGACTTTCGAACCCACCACCAATAACAAGGGGTTATCGGCTTACGCGGTGAAAGTTATCCCTGACAGCAAATACATCTATATTGCTGGCGAACGTTTCAAGCTTGCGTCGATCAAATCGTATCTGGTGTACAGCGAAGAAGTCCCCGCTGATACTCGCATCGATAAAGAAAACGTCGTGTTGTCGGTGGGTCTGCTGATGGAAAATATCCGGCCGAAGAGCACCACCAAGCCGGGCGAAATGCGCTCGGTGAAAAAACTGGCGATCACCACCTTTCAGGGCACAACGTCCATTTTCTCGGAAGATGAAATCGACATTGATGCGACGGTGAAAATGCTTAAAGTTTGA
- a CDS encoding DUF2058 domain-containing protein, with product MTKLTLQEQLLKAGLVTSKKMAKVQRTAKKSRVQAREAREAVEENKKAQLERDKQLSEQQKQAALSKEYKAQIKQLIEMNRITITKGNISFNFTDNNLIKKIEVDKVTQAQLINGRLAIARLVADNSGDNQYAIIPAAVADKIAQRDANCIVLHSALTQEAQDEDDPYADFKVPDDLMW from the coding sequence ATGACAAAACTTACCTTGCAAGAGCAGCTGTTAAAAGCGGGATTAGTCACCAGCAAAAAAATGGCCAAAGTCCAGAGAACGGCGAAAAAGTCCCGCGTTCAGGCGCGTGAGGCCAGAGAAGCGGTAGAAGAAAATAAGAAAGCGCAACTTGAGCGCGATAAGCAACTCAGCGAACAGCAAAAGCAGGCTGCGTTATCGAAAGAGTATAAAGCGCAGATCAAGCAGCTTATTGAGATGAACCGCATCACAATAACGAAAGGCAATATCAGTTTTAACTTCACCGACAATAACCTGATTAAAAAAATAGAAGTCGATAAAGTGACTCAGGCGCAGCTGATCAATGGCCGTCTCGCCATTGCCCGTCTGGTGGCCGACAACAGCGGTGATAACCAATACGCCATTATCCCGGCGGCTGTCGCCGATAAAATTGCCCAGCGCGATGCCAACTGTATTGTGCTGCACAGCGCGCTCACCCAGGAAGCACAGGACGAAGACGATCCGTATGCCGACTTCAAAGTGCCCGATGATTTGATGTGGTAA
- the urtB gene encoding urea ABC transporter permease subunit UrtB encodes MKIFPALGFLLFGCLLMTATAQAGPAADYGKASRTQQAQLLQQWSAAPEASRLPLLQALNDETVVTDTNGQLFTEQNGKLTALEGDAAPAGATKKVFMNNRIRGLVASALATHQLVSPDDSVRLRAALTLQNGAQADQLPFLSARLAAEKNDSVHTALAIAVANLQLADSRAERRLQAVKLLGEASDPQVQASLQRLTQPQNEPDAAVRQAAADSLKQVQQRLRWGDWLGQAFSGISLGSILLLAALGLAITYGLLGVINMAHGEMLMLGAYSTWLVQDLFQRFAPDWLAIYPLVALPVAFFITAIIGMLLERTIIRHLYGRPLETLLATWGISLMLIQLVRVLFGTQNLEVANPAWLSGGWSVLPNLVLPWNRIAVIVFVIGVLILTWLLLNKTRLGMNVRAVTQNRRMADCCGVPTGRVDMLAFGLGSGIAGLGGVALSQLGNVGPELGQGYIIDSFLVVVTGGVGQLAGTVVAALGLGVLNKVLEPQIGAVLGKIAILVLIVLFIQKRPQGLFAFKGRVID; translated from the coding sequence ATGAAAATATTCCCGGCTTTGGGCTTTCTCCTTTTCGGCTGCCTGCTGATGACCGCGACGGCGCAGGCCGGGCCTGCCGCTGATTATGGCAAGGCCAGCCGCACGCAGCAGGCGCAACTGCTTCAGCAGTGGTCTGCCGCGCCGGAGGCATCGCGCTTGCCGCTGTTGCAGGCGCTGAATGACGAAACGGTCGTCACCGATACGAATGGTCAACTCTTCACCGAGCAGAACGGCAAACTAACGGCGCTGGAAGGCGACGCAGCGCCTGCGGGCGCGACGAAAAAAGTGTTTATGAATAACCGCATTCGCGGGCTGGTGGCCAGCGCGCTGGCCACGCACCAACTGGTCAGCCCGGACGACAGCGTCCGTCTGCGCGCGGCTCTGACGCTACAAAACGGTGCGCAGGCCGATCAACTGCCGTTTCTCAGCGCCCGGCTGGCGGCAGAGAAAAACGACAGCGTGCACACTGCGCTGGCTATTGCGGTGGCGAACTTACAACTTGCTGATAGCCGCGCCGAACGGCGTTTGCAGGCGGTGAAACTATTGGGCGAAGCCAGCGATCCGCAGGTGCAGGCCAGCCTGCAACGTCTGACGCAGCCGCAAAATGAGCCGGACGCCGCCGTGCGCCAGGCCGCCGCTGACAGCCTGAAGCAGGTACAGCAACGCCTGAGATGGGGCGACTGGCTCGGCCAGGCGTTCAGCGGGATTTCGCTCGGATCGATCCTGTTGCTGGCGGCGCTGGGGCTGGCGATCACTTACGGTTTGCTCGGCGTGATTAATATGGCGCACGGCGAAATGTTGATGCTGGGCGCGTACTCCACCTGGCTGGTGCAGGATCTGTTTCAGCGCTTTGCCCCCGACTGGCTGGCGATTTACCCGCTGGTGGCACTGCCGGTGGCGTTTTTTATCACCGCCATTATCGGCATGCTGCTGGAGCGCACCATTATTCGCCATCTTTACGGACGGCCGCTGGAAACCCTGCTCGCCACCTGGGGGATTAGCCTGATGCTGATTCAACTGGTGCGCGTGCTGTTCGGCACGCAGAACCTGGAAGTCGCTAACCCGGCGTGGCTCTCCGGCGGCTGGTCGGTGTTGCCGAACCTGGTGCTGCCCTGGAACCGTATTGCGGTGATTGTGTTTGTTATCGGCGTGCTGATCCTCACCTGGCTGCTGCTGAACAAAACCCGCCTCGGCATGAACGTGCGGGCGGTGACGCAAAACCGCCGCATGGCGGATTGCTGCGGCGTACCCACCGGGCGCGTCGATATGCTGGCTTTCGGTTTAGGTTCCGGTATTGCCGGGCTGGGCGGGGTAGCGCTGTCGCAGCTCGGTAACGTCGGCCCGGAACTGGGACAGGGCTACATTATTGACTCTTTCCTCGTGGTGGTAACCGGCGGCGTCGGGCAACTGGCAGGCACGGTCGTGGCGGCGCTGGGCCTCGGCGTGCTGAACAAAGTCCTTGAGCCGCAAATCGGCGCGGTGCTGGGCAAGATCGCGATCCTGGTATTGATCGTGCTGTTTATTCAGAAACGACCGCAGGGGTTGTTTGCATTCAAAGGGCGGGTAATTGACTGA
- the cybB gene encoding cytochrome b561: protein MKKYSGGQIALHWLVLLLIAIAYAAMEFRDIFPKDSVGRYWMTITHYTCGLSVFILMLVRMVFRFIFPEPPIVPALPQWQKLSATVVHFILYALFIFLPLLGVVSLYYGQKEWSFLFINMPVAAEKNSVLQHSLKEIHELLANTGYFIIGLHAAAALLHHYILRDNTLLRMMPGKRPD from the coding sequence ATGAAAAAATACTCAGGTGGGCAGATAGCACTACACTGGCTGGTTTTATTGCTGATCGCGATCGCGTACGCGGCGATGGAATTCAGGGATATTTTCCCCAAAGATTCTGTCGGCCGTTACTGGATGACAATAACCCATTACACTTGCGGCCTCAGTGTCTTTATTCTGATGCTGGTCAGAATGGTATTTAGATTTATTTTCCCGGAACCGCCGATCGTTCCCGCTCTGCCACAATGGCAAAAACTCAGCGCCACTGTGGTGCATTTTATTTTATATGCACTGTTTATTTTTCTTCCGCTGCTGGGGGTGGTATCGCTCTATTACGGCCAGAAAGAGTGGAGCTTTCTGTTTATTAACATGCCGGTTGCGGCAGAAAAAAATAGTGTACTGCAACATAGCCTGAAAGAGATTCATGAATTACTGGCGAATACGGGCTATTTTATCATTGGCTTGCATGCGGCAGCCGCGCTGTTGCACCACTATATACTGCGGGATAATACCTTGCTGAGAATGATGCCAGGCAAGCGCCCGGATTAA
- a CDS encoding VIT1/CCC1 transporter family protein, protein MHLELHSIGRVGWLRAAVLGANDGIVSTASLVLGVASAGSSSSGVLLAGVAGLVAGAMSMATGEYVSVSSQADTEKAALAQEKRELATDYAGEVQELTSLYIQRGLTPSLAREVAEQLMAKDALEAHAREELGLTETNSARPLQAAIFSAISFSAGAVLPVLVAWLTPARWVLLCVILSTLFSLALLGYISSVAGKAPPLKAIIRITFWSAMAMALSMGAGSLAGQALA, encoded by the coding sequence ATGCATCTGGAACTTCACAGTATCGGAAGAGTGGGATGGCTCCGGGCGGCAGTACTGGGCGCCAATGATGGCATCGTGTCAACGGCCAGCCTTGTTCTCGGGGTTGCGTCTGCGGGGAGTTCCTCCTCCGGCGTGTTGCTGGCGGGCGTTGCCGGGCTGGTCGCCGGTGCGATGTCAATGGCAACGGGAGAATATGTCTCTGTCTCATCGCAAGCCGATACCGAAAAGGCGGCGCTGGCACAGGAAAAAAGGGAGCTGGCGACGGATTATGCCGGGGAGGTGCAGGAACTGACGTCACTGTATATACAACGGGGGCTGACGCCTTCGCTTGCCCGCGAGGTTGCGGAGCAACTGATGGCAAAGGATGCGCTTGAAGCGCATGCCCGGGAAGAACTGGGCCTGACGGAGACGAATTCAGCACGGCCGCTGCAGGCCGCGATTTTTTCAGCCATCAGTTTTTCTGCCGGTGCGGTGTTGCCGGTTCTGGTGGCGTGGTTAACGCCGGCACGGTGGGTTTTGCTGTGCGTCATCCTTTCCACACTTTTTTCCCTGGCGCTCCTCGGCTATATCTCGTCGGTCGCCGGCAAAGCGCCGCCGCTGAAAGCCATTATTCGCATCACCTTCTGGAGCGCCATGGCGATGGCGTTGTCGATGGGCGCAGGTTCGCTCGCCGGACAGGCGCTGGCTTAA
- the urtE gene encoding urea ABC transporter ATP-binding subunit UrtE, with the protein MLQVKELNQYYGGSHILRGLSFETTPGEITCLLGRNGVGKTTLLKCLMGLIPAKSGTVHWQGKLINNSKPHQRVQQGIAYVPQGREIFPRLTVEENLLMGLSRFSGRQAKTVPDEIYHLFPVLREMKQRRGGDLSGGQQQQLAIGRALACKPQLLILDEPTEGIQPSVIKEIGAVIRSLANRGDMAILLVEQFYDFAAELADQYLVMSRGTIIQRGRGEEMEAQGVRQLVAI; encoded by the coding sequence ATGTTGCAGGTGAAAGAGTTAAACCAGTATTACGGCGGCAGCCACATTTTGCGCGGCTTGTCGTTCGAGACCACACCCGGTGAAATTACCTGCCTGCTGGGGCGCAACGGCGTGGGGAAAACCACGCTGCTGAAGTGCCTGATGGGTCTGATTCCGGCGAAGTCCGGCACGGTTCACTGGCAGGGCAAACTGATCAATAACAGCAAACCGCACCAGCGGGTGCAGCAGGGGATCGCCTACGTTCCGCAGGGGCGAGAGATTTTCCCCCGTTTGACCGTCGAAGAGAATCTGCTGATGGGGCTGTCGCGCTTTTCGGGACGCCAGGCGAAAACGGTGCCCGACGAGATTTACCATCTCTTCCCGGTGCTGCGCGAGATGAAACAGCGGCGGGGCGGCGATCTCTCCGGCGGGCAGCAGCAGCAGCTTGCCATCGGGCGGGCGCTGGCCTGCAAGCCGCAGTTGTTGATCCTCGATGAGCCGACGGAAGGTATTCAGCCCTCGGTTATCAAGGAGATTGGCGCGGTGATCCGCAGCCTGGCGAATCGCGGCGATATGGCCATTCTGCTGGTGGAGCAGTTTTACGATTTTGCCGCTGAGCTCGCCGATCAGTATCTGGTGATGTCGCGCGGCACCATTATCCAGCGCGGACGCGGCGAGGAGATGGAAGCGCAGGGCGTAAGACAACTGGTGGCGATTTGA
- the urtA gene encoding urea ABC transporter substrate-binding protein yields the protein MKRRSLLKAFALSATFLSMGLSLQAYAADTIKVGIMHSLSGTMAISETPLKDMALMTIDEINAKGGVLGKKLEPVVVDPASNWPLFAEKARQLLTQDKAAVVFGCWTSVSRKSVLPVFEELNGLLFYPVQYEGEEMSPNVFYTGAAPNQQAIPAVEYMMSEDGGSAKRFFLLGTDYVYPRTTNKILRAFLHSKGVQDKDIEEVYTPFGYSDYQTIVANIKKFSAGGKTAVISTINGDSNVPFYKELANQGIKATDVPVVAFSVGEEELRGIDTKPLVGHLAAWNYFESVSNPVNTKFVADYRAYAKAHKLPNADTVVTNDPMEATYVGIHMWAQAVEKAGTTDVDKVRAAMAGQTFAAPSGFTLTMDATNHHLHKPVMIGEIEENGQFNVVWNTDKPIRAQPWSPYIAGNDKKPDYPVKTGGK from the coding sequence ATGAAAAGACGTTCTTTACTGAAAGCTTTTGCCCTGTCAGCCACTTTTTTGAGCATGGGCTTGTCGTTACAGGCATACGCAGCAGACACCATTAAAGTGGGGATCATGCACTCCCTCTCCGGCACTATGGCCATTTCAGAAACGCCGTTGAAAGACATGGCGCTGATGACCATTGATGAAATTAACGCCAAAGGCGGCGTGCTGGGTAAAAAGCTGGAGCCGGTGGTGGTCGATCCCGCCTCTAACTGGCCGCTGTTTGCGGAAAAAGCGCGTCAACTGCTGACCCAGGATAAAGCCGCGGTGGTGTTTGGCTGCTGGACCTCGGTTTCGCGCAAATCAGTGCTACCAGTGTTTGAAGAGCTGAACGGCCTGCTGTTCTACCCGGTGCAATATGAAGGGGAAGAGATGTCGCCGAATGTGTTCTACACCGGCGCGGCACCAAACCAGCAGGCGATCCCGGCGGTGGAATACATGATGAGTGAAGACGGCGGCAGCGCAAAACGCTTCTTCCTGCTCGGCACTGACTATGTCTACCCGCGCACCACCAACAAAATTCTGCGCGCCTTCCTGCACTCTAAAGGTGTACAGGATAAAGATATTGAAGAAGTCTATACCCCGTTTGGCTACAGCGATTACCAGACTATCGTTGCCAATATCAAGAAATTCTCCGCAGGCGGCAAAACCGCTGTGATCTCCACCATTAACGGCGACTCCAACGTGCCGTTCTATAAAGAGCTGGCGAACCAGGGCATTAAAGCGACTGATGTGCCGGTGGTGGCCTTCTCGGTCGGCGAAGAGGAGCTGCGCGGTATCGACACCAAACCGCTGGTCGGCCATCTGGCTGCGTGGAACTACTTTGAGTCAGTCAGCAACCCGGTGAACACCAAATTTGTTGCGGATTACCGTGCCTATGCCAAAGCGCACAAACTGCCGAACGCCGACACCGTGGTGACCAACGATCCGATGGAAGCGACCTACGTCGGCATCCATATGTGGGCGCAGGCGGTTGAGAAAGCGGGAACCACCGACGTGGATAAAGTCCGTGCGGCGATGGCAGGCCAGACCTTTGCTGCGCCAAGCGGCTTTACGCTGACCATGGATGCCACCAACCACCACTTACACAAGCCGGTGATGATTGGTGAAATCGAAGAGAACGGTCAGTTCAACGTGGTGTGGAATACCGATAAGCCGATCCGCGCCCAGCCGTGGAGCCCGTACATTGCGGGCAACGATAAAAAACCGGATTACCCGGTAAAAACCGGCGGTAAATAA